A genomic stretch from Centroberyx gerrardi isolate f3 chromosome 10, fCenGer3.hap1.cur.20231027, whole genome shotgun sequence includes:
- the LOC139912129 gene encoding putative ribonuclease ZC3H12C, which yields MGLKDHLEDGTGRTLSLGLDLDYLHMEGAERPAGLSVTAGSGPAGEEALGAGAQGSGSRNSSSTHSSSSSSSSSSSNCSEESAISDSEDERVQTNPRPPCREPSPVSQPPSRTPADPPPPADPLTDYRTKLEFALKLGYSEDLVLLVLKKLGPDALINDILGELVKLGTKTEMEQLGGGGGAAASQSPSYSSLSSSSLSSSSARSSSSSSLDSCRLLCPSQLLEDKENLRPVVVDGSNVAMSHGNKEVFSCQGIQLAVDWFLEQGHRDITVFVPAWRKEQSRPDALITDQEILRRLEKEKILVFTPSRRVQGRRVVCYDDRFIVKLAYESDGIIVSNDNYRDLANEKPEWKKFIDERLLMYSFVNDKFMPPDDPLGRHGPSLENFLRKRPIIPEHRKQPCPYGKKCTYGHKCKFYHPERGTQPQRAVADELRASAKTSSAASKSLLEDALMVKGHSLPIGQPEGAAEAEPWRGPPKKQPNPSPRSYSFSDLLEDRLGVRTKAEARRGSSSSSSSCSSSILGLPAPGGPPSSGGQDRWDHPGGGSSRATGASGTSLAESYPTCESPELGYSSLMRAYSSLSLVVPQSPERFFPADLRAGSLPSDCSSEGSVSSDSFSPDPLLDDGLKCHHHHHHPHHHHHCPSRYPHPASHVSPGLGQHTPHGYSLPQPRRLSAFGLEDPPSSHPSHPSHPFKPPSSYLPPHLQHPSLGSCPGEYPSPPVPPPQTSTPHPHSQSSPLGHNLLGSPWQESGLQDSRVYEGSPLHSRRSYSGLNQQQQHLMSWDPHYQQPPQPRYEPFPFQSPPEVREKSWPSPWSRRAHSSPVGHSASRLPPPPLPSLPSLTAHNNHHPPSAPKHQEPPALGRYQDLREKVFVNLCGIFPPDLVRVVMARNPHVMDAQQLAAAILMEKSQHGY from the exons ATGGGCCTGAAGGACCATCTGGAGGATGGGACAGGCCGCACCCTCAGCCTGGGGCTGGACTTGGACTACCTCCACATGGAAGGCGCTGAGCGGCCGGCCGGGCTGAGCGTCACCGCTGGCTCCGGGCCGGCTGGAGAGGAGGCGCTGGGGGCCGGAGCCCAGGGGAGCGGCAgcaggaacagcagcagcacgcactccagcagcagcagcagcagcagcagcagcagcaactgtTCTGAAGAGAGCGCCATCTCCGACAGTGAAGATGAACGGGTCCAGACtaacccccgccccccctgccGAGAACCCTCCCCCGTCAGTCAGCCGCCCAGCCGGACCCCTGCggaccccccgccccccgcggACCCACTCACCGACTACCGCACCAAGCTGGAGTTCGCTCTGAAGCTGGGCTACAGTGAGgacctggtgctgctggtgctgaAGAAGCTGGGCCCGGACGCACTCATCAACGACATCCTGGGAGAGCTGGTCAAACTGGGAACCAAGACGGAGATGGagcagctgggaggaggaggaggcgccgCCGCGTCCCAGTCTCCCTCCTACTCCTCTCTGTCCTCGtcttctctgtcctcctcttcggcccgctcctcctcctcctcctccctggacTCCTGCCGGCTGCTGTGCCCGTCCCAGCTGCTGGAGGACAAGGAGAACCTGCGGCCGGTTGTGGTGGACGGCAGCAACGTGGCCATGAG tCATGGAAATAAGGAAGTATTTTCCTGTCAAGGTATCCAGCTGGCTGTTGATTGGTTCCTGGAGCAAGGTCACCGTGACATCACTGTTTTTGTGCCCGCCTGGAGGAAGGAGCAGTCGCGACCTGACGCTCTCATCACAG acCAGGAGATCCTGCGGCgactggagaaagagaagatcCTGGTCTTCACTCCGTCTCGCCGTGTGCAGGGACGCCGCGTGGTTTGCTACGACGACCGCTTCATCGTCAAACTGGCCTACGAGTCGGACGGCATCATCGTCTCCAACGACAACTACCGCGACCTGGCCAATGAGAAGCCGGAGTGGAAGAAATTCATCGATGAGCGTCTGCTGATGTACTCTTTCGTCAACGACAA GTTCATGCCTCCAGATGACCCGCTGGGCCGCCATGGACCCAGTCTGGAGAACTTCCTGAGGAAGAGACCCATCATTCCTGAACACAGGAAGCAGCCGTGTCCTTATG GGAAAAAGTGCACCTATGGCCACAAGTGTAAGTTTTACCACCCAGAGAGGGGCACCCAGCCGCAGCGTGCCGTGGCTGATGAGCTGCGAGCCAGCGCCAAAACTTCATCAGCAGCTTCCAAAAGCCTGCTGGAAGACGCCCTGATGGTGAAGGGCCACAGTTTGCCTATTGGCCAACCGGAAGGTGCAGCAGAAGCCGAGCCTTGGCGAGGCCCTCCAAAGAAACAGCCGAACCCCAGCCCTCGCAGCTACTCCTTCAGCGACCTCCTGGAGGACAGACTCGGGGTCCGGACCAAAGCGGAGGCCCGCaggggaagcagcagcagcagcagtagctgcagcagcagcatcctggGGCTTCCTGCTCCAGGCGGGCCGCCCTCATCCGGAGGCCAGGACAGATGGGACCACCCTGGGGGAGGGAGCTCCAGGGCCACTGGAGCCTCAGGAACAAGCCTGGCTGAAAGTTACCCCACATGTGAGTCCCCTGAGCTGGGCTACAGCTCCCTGATGAGGGCCTACTCCAGCCTCAGCCTGGTGGTGCCGCAGAGTCCGGAGCGGTTCTTCCCAGCCGACCTGCGAGCCGGGTCGCTGCCGTCGGACTGTAGCAGCGAGGGCAGCGTCAGCTCTGACTCTTTCTCCCCCGACCCGCTGTTGGACGACGGCCTCAAGtgccaccatcaccaccaccacccgcaccaccaccaccactgcccCAGCCGGTACCCCCACCCTGCCAGCCACGTGTCCCCCGGTCTGGGCCAACACACTCCTCATGGTTATTCCCTGCCCCAACCACGGAGACTCTCTGCTTTTGGCTTGGAAGACCCTCCATCCTCccacccctctcacccctcccaccccttcaAGCCCCCTTCATCCTACCTGCCACCCCACCTTCAGCATCCCTCGCTGGGTAGTTGCCCTGGGGAATACCCCTCCCCTCCAGTACCTCCACCCCAGACCTCCACTCCTCACCCCCACTCTCAGAGCTCCCCTCTGGGCCACAATCTGCTGGGCTCCCCCTGGCAGGAAAGTGGGCTCCAGGACTCCCGGGTGTACGAAGGGTCACCACTTCATTCCCGGAGGAGCTATTCTGGGCTaaaccaacagcagcagcatctgatGAGCTGGGACCCGCACTACCAGCAGCCCCCCCAGCCTCGCTACGAGCCTTTTCCCTTCCAGAGCCCTCCGGAGGTCCGCGAGAAGTCCTGGCCCTCGCCGTGGAGTAGACGAGCTCATTCCTCACCCGTCGGCCATTCCGCATCCCGTCTACCACCGCCTCCTCTGCCGTCCCTCCCGTCCCTCACCGCCCACAACAACCACCACCCACCGTCCGCCCCCAAGCACCAGGAGCCGCCCGCCTTGGGTCGATACCAGGACCTGAGGGAGAAGGTGTTTGTTAACCTGTGCGGCATCTTCCCTCCAGATTTGGTGAGGGTGGTGATGGCCAGGAACCCTCATGTGATGGATGCTCAGCAGCtcgcggcggccattttgatgGAGAAGTCGCAGCATGGCTACTGA